In the Corynebacterium gerontici genome, one interval contains:
- the leuA gene encoding 2-isopropylmalate synthase, with translation MATRRYQPFHQEVEPIDLPDRTWPSKRIEVAPQWCAVDLRDGNQALIDPMSPERKRRMFQLLVKMGYKEIEVGFPSASQTDFDFVREIIEKDMIPEDVTIQVLVQAREHLIRRTFEACAGAKNVIVHFYNSTSKLQRKVVFRKNREEVKKLATDAAGLIKNLATEYPGTNWRWEYSPESYTGTELEYAKEVCDAVVEVMDPSPEQPIIINLPSTVEMITPNVYADSIEWMHRNLARRDSIILSLHPHNDRGTGVAAAELGYLAGADRIEGCLFGNGERTGNVCLVTLGLNMLTQGVDPQIDFSDINHIRRTVEYCNQLRVPERHPYGGDLVFTAFSGSHQDAVNKGLDALAARVRPGATHTDVAWDELQSEVWEVPYLPIDPKDVGRDYEAVIRVNSQSGKGGVAYIMKTDHGIALPRPMQVEFSSVVQRVTDSEGGEVNSKNMWDIFASEYLDKTEPLEALKISVRGDEHAEVEAQVRFQGATKDISGVGNGPVAAYCNALESLGIDVEVQEYSQHARSAGDDAEAAAYVLADVSGTPAWGVGIAGSITYASLQAVTSAVNRAAAAPAVTGGV, from the coding sequence ATGGCCACCCGACGCTACCAACCCTTCCACCAAGAAGTCGAGCCAATAGACCTGCCCGACCGCACCTGGCCGTCCAAAAGAATCGAAGTAGCGCCGCAATGGTGCGCCGTAGACCTACGCGACGGCAACCAAGCGCTCATCGACCCAATGAGCCCCGAACGCAAACGGCGCATGTTCCAACTCCTGGTCAAAATGGGCTACAAGGAAATTGAGGTGGGATTCCCCTCCGCCTCACAAACCGACTTCGACTTCGTGCGCGAGATCATCGAAAAAGACATGATCCCGGAAGATGTGACCATCCAAGTGCTCGTCCAGGCCCGCGAACACCTGATCCGCCGCACCTTCGAAGCCTGCGCCGGGGCGAAAAACGTGATCGTGCACTTCTACAACTCCACCTCAAAACTGCAGCGCAAAGTGGTGTTCAGAAAAAATCGCGAAGAAGTGAAGAAGCTCGCCACCGACGCCGCCGGTCTGATCAAAAACTTGGCCACCGAATACCCCGGAACCAACTGGCGCTGGGAATACTCCCCCGAGTCCTACACCGGCACCGAACTGGAATACGCCAAAGAAGTGTGCGACGCCGTGGTCGAAGTGATGGACCCCAGCCCCGAGCAGCCCATCATCATCAACCTGCCCTCCACCGTGGAAATGATCACCCCCAACGTGTACGCGGACTCCATCGAGTGGATGCACCGCAACCTCGCTCGTCGCGACTCCATCATCTTGTCCCTGCACCCTCACAACGATCGCGGCACTGGCGTAGCAGCGGCCGAGTTGGGCTACCTGGCCGGCGCGGACCGCATCGAAGGATGCCTGTTCGGCAACGGCGAGCGCACCGGCAACGTGTGCCTGGTGACTCTGGGCCTGAACATGCTGACCCAAGGCGTCGACCCACAAATTGACTTCTCCGACATCAACCACATCCGCCGAACCGTCGAATACTGCAACCAACTGCGCGTCCCAGAACGCCACCCCTACGGCGGCGACTTGGTGTTCACTGCCTTCTCCGGCTCGCACCAAGACGCCGTGAACAAGGGACTCGACGCCCTCGCGGCACGAGTACGACCCGGCGCCACCCACACCGACGTGGCGTGGGACGAACTCCAAAGCGAAGTGTGGGAAGTGCCCTACCTGCCTATCGACCCCAAGGACGTCGGCCGCGACTACGAAGCCGTTATCCGCGTCAACAGCCAATCTGGCAAGGGCGGCGTTGCCTACATCATGAAGACCGACCACGGCATCGCACTACCCCGCCCCATGCAAGTGGAATTCTCCTCCGTGGTGCAGCGCGTCACTGACAGCGAAGGCGGCGAAGTGAACTCCAAGAATATGTGGGACATCTTCGCTAGCGAGTACCTGGACAAGACAGAACCGCTGGAGGCCCTGAAGATCTCCGTTCGCGGCGACGAGCACGCCGAAGTTGAGGCACAGGTTCGCTTCCAAGGCGCCACCAAGGACATCTCCGGCGTGGGTAACGGCCCCGTGGCCGCCTACTGCAATGCACTGGAATCCTTGGGCATCGACGTTGAGGTGCAGGAATACTCCCAGCACGCACGCAGCGCCGGCGACGATGCTGAGGCCGCCGCCTATGTGCTTGCCGACGTCTCCGGCACCCCCGCTTGGGGCGTCGGCATCGCCGGGTCAATCACCTACGCTTCCCTCCAGGCAGTCACCAGCGCCGTCAACCGCGCCGCCGCCGCACCTGCCGTCACCGGTGGGGTATAA